AGGATTACAATATCAGGACCCGGTCCGTGGGCCGGGCAGGCCTCAACGCCGACAACATATCTGCCATTGAGCTTCTGGAGCTGTATTCCATGTCTCCTCTGGGAGTCAAGGACGAGTCCAGAAAGTTCCTGAGCTATCTGCCTTCTCTCACAGGAGGGGATATCAACGCGGAGCTGGAGATAAACGGCAGCATAGACAGCCTGTCCGGAAAGGGTTCTCTAACGGGTACCGATATCATCTGCGGCTCCGAGCATATGCAGAATATGAATCTGGAGCTGGAGATGGACAAGGGCGTCATCAATATGCCCGATCTGACCCTGGAGTTCCCGGACATATACATCACAGCCGATGCATATCCTTTGTATGACAAGGACAAGAGGACTAACACCAATCTCAGCGTCATCAATCTGCCCGTATCCCGGGTGTCCAATTATACCTCTGTGAAGAATCTGGACGGTCTGCTGACCGTTGACGCTCTGATAGAGGGCCGTATCACTTCTCCTTCGATCTCGGCATCCCTGGACCTGCAGCACCCTTCCTACAACGGCATAAGGGTGGACCGCATCTCTGCGGGCAAGATAGTGCTGGACGGCGACAAGCTGGATTTTTCCAAGGGGCTCAAGCTGCTGATAGGCGACTACTCCGCAGTGGTATACGGGTCTGTGCCCTGGGACAGCGAGACCATGCGCCCGGACCGGGACGGCGAGCTGGACATTCATTTTGACATGGACAGGCAGAACCTGGCTTTTGCCGACACCCTCTATGCCTCCAATAGTACAAAGCCCTCCGACGGTATATTTGACTCTCACATCAGCGTCACAGGCTCCATAGCAAAGCCTGTCATCGAAGGATATGTGAATATAGAAGAAGGCACGGTGTGTCCCGCCGGGACCCTGACCCTGAACAATATCAACGGCAACGTGACCCTGTCCAACAACGGAGGAACTGAGCCGCTGCTGATCACCTTCAGAGACTGCAGCTTCTCGGACGACCAGGGCAAGCCCAACGCCTGCGTCATTACAGACGGCAGCTATATCAGGGTGGCCTCACTCCAGGACTCCGAGATGGATATCAGCTGCATCTTCGACGACTATCATTTGGACGCGGGGGGCATCACCTCTTATCAGGAAAAGATCAGAGGCACCATAAACGGCACTCTGACCGCCTCCGGGTCCCTGTCTGCCCCTCTGATCACAGACAACGGGACTCCTGTCACCGTGGACAAGCTGTATTGCTCCGTGGCCAAGCTTTCCCAGAAAACAGAGGAAGATACGGATATGGACGACAGCATCAAGGCAGCCCGGGAAAACACCGAGCTGATGGGCTTTGCCGGTCCTCCGCCTGCTCCCCGGCCTGCCAGGTCCTTCGACCCTGTCTTTGACATCAATCTCAGGGCAGACAACTGCGACATCAGGCCTCCCATGACCAAGATCAGCTGTGACACTTCAGCCACCATCAAAGGCACTCTCTCAGATCCGGACATAGCTGCCGACGGCGTAGTCCGGTCCGGCAGGGTGCTCCTGCACGTGGCAAGGCTGAGGATCAACAAGGGCTCCAACGTCAGATTTACCTACGCAGATCACACTCCCGACGCCATTCTGGACGCCTCTGCCTTCACAGACGTGAGGACCACGGACAAGCTGGGCATAAACAACAGCTACAGAGTCACCGTCAACCTGTCCGGCAGCATAAAGAATATGAACATGGAAATGACCAGCGATCCCGAAGGACTCAATGAGACGGAGATACTGTCGGCTATAGGCAAGTTCGGTATCAGCAAGAACGGTCTGACCGGCAATTCCTATGAATTCAATCCGGTGAATATGGCCGCATCCGTAGGCATTTCCACCATCATGTCGCCTATAGAGGACTTTTTCGTGGACACCATGGGCGTTGACGTGCTTTCCTTTGACTATATGGACAAGGAGTACGCCCTTGTGAATATAGAGAAGACCTTTGGCAAAAGATACTTTATATCCTTCTACCAGAACTTCCTCAACACAAACAGCTCCTCATCCCATACCGGCATCTCCAAGTGGGAGCTCAAGGCCGGCGCCAAGCTGTTCAACAAATACAGGCTCACTCTGGGTACCAACGACAATCATGAAGTCAAGGCCGAGATCAGCTTTGGGATGAGCTTCTGATGAAGAGCGCTGCTGTCGTAGCCGTCAATCTGCTGGCCCTCTGCGCCGTCATCAAAGCCGCTTCGCTGCCCATCCCGGCGGCGGCAGCCCTGATCCTGACCTGCGCTTTTGTATGCGGTCTCATTCAGCGGTTTTGGCTAAAGAGAGACGGCGTCGAAACGGGTCTGGCCATCCTGACGGGGCCTCTGGTGATGTACAGGACCAAGCCTTTTTTGGGCTTTTGTCTCATGCTCTGCGCCGGGGTCATCTTTGCGCTCGGCATGAAGCTTCTCAGCTCCAAAGCCAAATGATCCTGATTGACATCCGCATCCTTTTGTGATATCATAACATTTGTGTCTATGACTAAGAATAAGAGGGGATAAAATGGGTTATACAATAGCCGAAAAAATCATCAAAGACCACCTTATCAGCGGAGAAATGATACCCGGCAAGGAAATTGCCGTCAGAATAGATAATACCCTGACTCAGGACGCCACCGGCACTATGGCATACCTGCAATTTGAGGCCATTGGGATACCGAGAGTCAAGACCAGGCGGTCAGTCAGCTTTGTGGATCACAACACGTTGCAGAGCGGATTCGAGAACGCGGACGACCATGCTTTTCTGCAGTCCGTGGCCGACAAATACGGCATATGGTTTTCCCGGCCGGGCAACGGCATCTGCCACCAGGTAGAGCTGGAGCGTTTTGCGGTGCCGGGAGAGACTCTGCTGGGCTCTGACAGTCACACTCCCACAGCCGGAGGCCTGGGTATGTTTGCCATGGGAGCCGGAGGTCTGGACGTAGCCGCGGCTATGGCCGGAGAGCCCTTCTATCTCCCCATGCCCGGCATAGTAAACGTGGTCCTTACCGGCGCTCTCAGACCCTGGGTGTCCGCAAAGGACGTGATACTATGCGTGCTGCAAAAGCTCACCGTAAAAGGCGGGGTAGGGAAGGTGATAGAGTATTCCGGAGAAGGAGTAGCCTCTCTGTCTGTCCCCGAAAGAGCCACCATCACCAATATGGGTGCCGAGCTGGGCGCTACCACCTCCATTTTCCCTGCCGACGAAACGGCTCGCAAGTTCCTGAAGGCTCAGGGCAGAGAGTCTGACTACAGGCCGCTCTTTGCCGATGAAGACGCCTGTTATCAGGAGACCATAGAGATAGACCTTTCGGAGCAGGAGCCCCTGATAGCCTGTCCTCATATGCCCGACATAGTGAAAAAGGTCTCCGAGCTGGAAGGCCTGCCCGTGGATCAGGTCTGTATAGGCAGCTGTACCAACGGCTCTCTCCGGGACGTATTCGTGGCGGCCAACGCCATATGCGGCAGGACAGTGGCACCCAATACCAGTCTCACCATATCTCCCGGCTCCAAGCAGGTGCTGGAAATGATCACTCTGGACGGGACTTTAAACAAGCTCGTCACGGCTGGAGCCAGGATCCTGGAATCCACCTGCGGGCCCTGTATAGGCATGGGCCAGTCCCCCAGGACCAACGCTGTGTCCGTCAGGACCTTCAACCGCAATTTTGAAGGCAGGAGCGGCACCAAGTCTGCCCAGGTCTATCTGGCCAGCCCCGAGACAGCTATAGCTGCAGCCGTTTTTGGCAAGCTCACAGACCCGAGAAAGCTGGGAGAATATCCCGTGTTCGTACAGCCCGCAGAATTTTTGGTGAATGACAACTGTATCCTGCGGCCCTCGGACGATGGGGCAGGGGTGGAGATAGTCCGCGGTCCCAACATCAAGCCTCTCCCGGTGAACAACGGCTTCCGGGGCACCCTCGCTGCGCCTGTGGCCCTTAAGGCAGGGGACAACGTGACCACCGACCATATCATGCCCGCAGGCTCCAAGATACTGCCTCTCAGGTCCAACATACCCGCCATCAGCGAATACGTGTTCAATATGCTGGACAAGGATTTCGTCCCCAGGATCAAGTCTCTCGGCTCCGGGATCA
This region of Abditibacteriota bacterium genomic DNA includes:
- a CDS encoding aconitate hydratase; protein product: MGYTIAEKIIKDHLISGEMIPGKEIAVRIDNTLTQDATGTMAYLQFEAIGIPRVKTRRSVSFVDHNTLQSGFENADDHAFLQSVADKYGIWFSRPGNGICHQVELERFAVPGETLLGSDSHTPTAGGLGMFAMGAGGLDVAAAMAGEPFYLPMPGIVNVVLTGALRPWVSAKDVILCVLQKLTVKGGVGKVIEYSGEGVASLSVPERATITNMGAELGATTSIFPADETARKFLKAQGRESDYRPLFADEDACYQETIEIDLSEQEPLIACPHMPDIVKKVSELEGLPVDQVCIGSCTNGSLRDVFVAANAICGRTVAPNTSLTISPGSKQVLEMITLDGTLNKLVTAGARILESTCGPCIGMGQSPRTNAVSVRTFNRNFEGRSGTKSAQVYLASPETAIAAAVFGKLTDPRKLGEYPVFVQPAEFLVNDNCILRPSDDGAGVEIVRGPNIKPLPVNNGFRGTLAAPVALKAGDNVTTDHIMPAGSKILPLRSNIPAISEYVFNMLDKDFVPRIKSLGSGIIVAGENYGQGSSREHAALAPMYLGVKAVIAKSFARIHRQNLVNFGIIPLLFEDAADYDRLQLLEELTFEDIDGQLSRGNTVTLGLSDGSAMTLRHDMSDREVATVINGGRLNSIKQKYAAKS